In Juglans regia cultivar Chandler chromosome 13, Walnut 2.0, whole genome shotgun sequence, the following proteins share a genomic window:
- the LOC109003935 gene encoding zinc finger protein VAR3, chloroplastic-like: MLSYKIQVLNSIFKNEKIVKFAKRIEPALPDFSAKISLKLAPMHKLSPSGHGHLCSSLRNFFKGHKTLSSITLFSTCAEIIGPKSKLEFIINEVEELQSSKSTTQITQTAPETENSSILSLPTKPERMTVQISHPWPEWVDLMECLLKRGCIEGGRAPFGIGEAGDAKERNLIRTACLNFARDRYDLIRFLSRKDIQLIVGFGCPSIDRKVVNSGKRLRAHVGIDEGNVCSSCNLRGDCERAYVKARQDESGRTVDVMRILLTYGLDRITGTVENKLGSNRLLTESVRRLLKEMVEYSSTKELDSDLPKATPLKRAASAQDHSRPPEKAHINVPMKQGDWICPKCSFMNFAKNIKCLRCDGLFHERLKQLREVQDHLPLKKGDWICDKCNFLNFAKNTRCLQCKENPPKRQLNPGEWECDSCNYINFRRNIVCLKCDFRLPKAFNASNPSNQPQQDNGGYCNKSEMSFIRAKANVNDQASVGRNRKSTEMGSNIWRFVDDSSDYVNKREMSIVRAKANVNYQASVGRNRKSRETGSNMWRFVDDSNDYACSSACKDDSGFLDFPISGGKSDLSQDEQRRERWKLEMLQSRKGTITASPEDDEFGSANFPRKLDFPESTDEEDLAEWFGHED; the protein is encoded by the exons ATGTTGAGCTATAAAATTCAGGTGCTAAATAgcattttcaaaaatgaaaagatagtCAAGTTTGCCAAAAGGATTGAGCCGGCCTTGCCTGATTTTTCCGCCAAAATCAGTCTGAAACTCGCTCCGATGCATAAACTCTCCCCAAGCGGTCATGGACACCTGTGTTCCTCCCTCAGGAACTTCTTCAAAGGCCACAAAACTCTCTCATCCATTACACTCTTTAGCACTTGCGCCGAAATCATAGGTCCCAAATCCAAGCTAGAATTCATCATAAACGAAGTTGAAGAGCTCCAATCTTCAAAATCCACCACCCAAATAACCCAAACAGCACCTGAAACCGAAAATTCCTCCATTCTGAGCCTACCCACGAAGCCTGAAAGAATGACGGTTCAGATTTCGCACCCGTGGCCTGAGTGGGTGGACTTGATGGAATGCTTGTTGAAGAGAGGTTGCATCGAAGGTGGTCGAGCCCCATTTGGAATTGGCGAAGCGGGTGATGCCAAGGAGCGGAACCTTATCCGGACGGCTTGCCTTAATTTCGCACGGGATCGGTATGACCTTATACG GTTCTTGTCCAGGAAGGATATCCAGCTCATTGTAGGGTTCGGATGCCCAAGCATAGACAGGAAAGTTGTCAACTCAGGGAAGCGTCTGAGAGCACATGTTGGCATTGATGAAGGAAAT GTTTGTAGCTCCTGCAATTTAAGGGGAGACTGTGAGAGGGCGTATGTGAAGGCACGTCAAGATGAAAGTGGGCGAACTGTGGATGTCATGCGCATCTTGTTAACGTATGGGCTTGATCGGATTACTGGTACAGTGGAGAACAAGCTAGGTTCAAACAGATTACTTACAGAATCAGTGAGAAGGCTGCTGAAGGAAATGGTAGAATATAGTAGCACCAAGGAACTTGACTCTGATCTACCTAAGGCCACACCCTTGAAAAGAGCCGCATCAGCACAAGACCATTCCAGGCCCCCAGAAAAAGCCCACATAAATGTCCCAATGAAGCAAGGAGATTGGATTTGTCCCAA atGCAGCTTTATGAATTTTGCAAAAAACATCAAGTGCTTGCGTTGTGATGGTTTATTCCATGAAAGACTAAAGCAACTGCGTGAGGTTCAGGATCATCTTCCATTAAAGAAGGGGGATTGGATATGTGACAA ATgcaatttcttaaattttgccAAGAACACAAGATGTTTGCAATGCAAAGAGAACCCTCCAAAGCGGCAACTTAATCCTGGGGAGTGGGAGTGTGACTC GTGTAACTACATCAACTTCAGAAGAAACATCGTATGTTTGAAATGTGACTTCAGACTGCCAAAAGCATTCAATGCTTCAAATCCCTCCAATCAACCTCAACAAGATAATGGAGGCTATTGTAATAAGAGTGAAATGAGTTTTATCAGAGCTAAGGCCAATGTTAACGATCAGGCATCTGTTGGACGAAATAGAAAAAGTACAGAAATGGGTTCAAATATATGGAGATTTGTGGACGATTCCAGCGATTATGTTAACAAGAGGGAAATGAGTATTGTCAGGGCTAAGGCCAATGTTAACTATCAGGCTTCTGTtggaagaaatagaaaaagtcGGGAAACTGGCTCAAATATGTGGAGATTTGTGGACGATTCCAACGATTATGCTTGCTCAAGCGCATGTAAGGACGATTCTGGATTTCTAGATTTTCCCATTTCTGGGGGTAAGAGTGATTTGTCTCAAGATGaacaaaggagagagagatggaagttGGAGATGCTACAGAGTAGAAAAGGCACCATAACGGCAAGCCCAGAAGATGATGAATTTGGGTCTGCAAATTTTCCGAGAAAGCTGGATTTCCCCGAGTCAACCGATGAAGAAGATCTGGCTGAATGGTTTGGGCATGAAGACTGA
- the LOC109003984 gene encoding serine carboxypeptidase-like 50: MESTVRRALNLLLLISLSFFHQIPASPPSFPDEALPTKSGYLPVSPATSSAIFYAFYEVQEPFSSLSQTPLVIWLQGGPGCSSMIGNFLELGPWRVNFLKALNDPLVLEPNLGSWNRKFGLLFLDNPIGTGFSIASKPEEIPRGQYTVAKHLFAAITSFLQLDPQFKFRPIYITGESYAGKYVPAIGYYILKKNAQLPVSEQVNLAGVAIGNGLTDPLTQVATHAVNAYFSGLIDEKQKGELEKAQLEAVRLTKSRNWTAATNARNGVLRLLQNMTGLATLYDFTRKVPYQTELVTQFLQNDEVKRALRANQSVFFEECSDVVGDALQEDVMKSVKYMVEFLVKKSKVLLYQGHFDLRDGVVSTEAWMKTMNWDGIEEFLMTERKVWKVSGALAGYVRNRGSLSHVVVLGAGHLVPTDQPLSSQAMIEDWVLERGLFGYQQREDSLSSM, encoded by the coding sequence ATGGAGTCAACAGTCCGCCGTGCCCTcaatctcctcctcctcatctccctctccttcttccACCAAATTCCAGCTTCACCCCCTTCCTTTCCCGATGAAGCCCTCCCCACCAAATCAGGCTACCTCCCCGTCAGTCCAGCCACCAGTTCCGCCATTTTCTACGCCTTCTATGAAGTCCAGGAACCCTTTTCATCGCTCTCCCAAACCCCACTTGTTATTTGGCTCCAGGGTGGCCCTGGCTGCTCCTCCATGATCGGCAACTTCCTCGAGCTCGGCCCCTGGCGTGTAAACTTTCTCAAAGCCCTGAACGACCCCCTTGTTCTTGAACCAAATTTAGGTTCTTGGAACCGCAAATTCGGCCTTCTTTTCCTCGATAATCCGATTGGAACCGGTTTTAGTATTGCCTCTAAGCCCGAAGAAATTCCAAGAGGTCAATACACTGTTGCCAAGCATCTTTTTGCTGCGATCACCTCTTTTCTTCAATTAGACCCGCAGTTTAAGTTTCGTCCAATTTATATTACGGGTGAGAGCTATGCGGGGAAGTATGTTCCTGCAATTGGTTACTATATTCTCAAGAAGAATGCTCAGTTGCCGGTGTCGGAGCAGGTGAACTTAGCAGGCGTTGCTATCGGAAACGGATTAACGGACCCCTTGACACAAGTGGCCACTCATGCTGTAAACGCTTACTTTTCTGGTCTGATCGATGAGAAACAGAAGGGTGAGCTGGAGAAGGCGCAATTGGAGGCAGTTAGACTGACCAAATCAAGGAATTGGACGGCAGCAACAAATGCTAGGAATGGGGTCTTGCGTTTGCTGCAAAACATGACAGGATTGGCCACTTTGTATGATTTTACTAGGAAAGTTCCTTACCAAACTGAGTTGGTTACCCAGTTTTTACAAAACGATGAGGTGAAGAGGGCCTTGCGAGCGAACCAATCTGTGTTTTTTGAGGAATGCAGCGATGTTGTGGGGGACGCATTGCAGGAGGATGTGATGAAGAGTGTGAAATATATGGTGGAGTTTTTGGTGAAGAAAAGCAAGGTTTTGTTGTATCAAGGGCATTTTGATTTGAGGGATGGTGTGGTTTCAACAGAGGCTTGGATGAAAACGATGAATTGGGATGGAATTGAGGAGTTTTTAATGACAGAGAGGAAGGTTTGGAAGGTGAGTGGAGCGCTTGCTGGGTACGTGAGGAATAGGGGGAGTTTGAGTCATGTTGTAGTGTTGGGGGCTGGGCATCTTGTGCCTACCGACCAGCCTTTGAGTTCCCAGGCAATGATAGAAGACTGGGTCTTGGAGAGGGGGTTGTTTGGGTATCAACAACGGGAGGATTCCTTATCTTCAATGTAA